The following proteins are encoded in a genomic region of Nicotiana sylvestris chromosome 4, ASM39365v2, whole genome shotgun sequence:
- the LOC104223099 gene encoding outer mitochondrial transmembrane helix translocase-like isoform X7, producing MHESESSVKDAKLVISGESIAYGLNILQGIQSETKSSKKSLKDVVTENEFEKRLLGDVIPPSDIGVTFNDIGALETVKDTLKELVMLPLQRPELFCKGQLTKPCTGILLFGPPGTGKTMLAKAVATEAGANFINISMSSITSKWFGEGEKYVKAVFTLASKIASSVVFVDEVDSMLGRRENPGEHEAMRKMRNEFMVNWDGLLTKDKERVLVLAATNRPFYLDEAVIRRLPCRLMVNVPDAPNRKKILRVILAKEELAPNVDVEAITNMTEGYSGSDLKNLCVTAAHCPIREILEKEKKEKASAVAENRPTPALRSSAGICPLNMDDFKHAQEQAKLVQF from the exons ATGCATGAATCTGAGTCTTCCGTGAAGGACGCCAAGCTAGTTATCTCCGGTGAAAG CATTGCTTATGGGCTCAATATCTTGCAAGGCATTCAGAGTGAAACCAAGAGTTCAAAGAAATCCCTCAAG GATGTAGTTACTGAAAATGAGTTCGAGAAGAGACTACTCGGGGACGTAATTCCACCTAGTGATATTGGTGTTACTTTTAATGACATTGGGGCCTTGGAAACTGTCAAGGATACTCTGAAAGAATTGGTGATGTTGCCTCTTCAAAGACCAGAATTGTTTTGTAAAGGACAGCTGACCAAG CCTTGCACGGGAATATTGCTCTTTGGACCTCCAGGTACAGGCAAAACAATGCTTGCAAAAGCTGTTGCTACTGAGGCTGGTGCAAACTTTATAAACATATCAATGTCAAGCATTACGTCAAAG TGGTTCGGTGAAGGAGAGAAGTATGTCAAAGCAGTCTTCACGTTAGCTAGTAAAATAGCGTCTAGTGTTGTTTTTGTTGACGAG GTGGATAGCATGTTAGGAAGACGAGAAAATCCAGGAGAGCATGAAGCTATGCGAAAAATGAGGAATGAATTCATGGTAAATTGGGATGGTTTGCTTACAAAAGATAAGGAACGAGTGCTTGTGCTTGCTGCAACAAATAGACCCTTCTACCTTGATGAAGCAGTTATTAGGAGGCTTCCGTGCAG GTTGATGGTAAACGTGCCAGATGCTCCAAACagaaagaaaattttaagagTGATATTGGCGAAGGAAGAATTAGCGCCAAATGTAGATGTAGAAGCTATTACTAATATGACGGAAGGGTACTCAGGGAGTGATTTAAAG AATTTATGTGTGACAGCTGCGCATTGCCCGATTAGAGAAATTTTGGAGAAAGAGAAGAAG GAGAAAGCATCGGCAGTTGCAGAGAACAGGCCAACTCCGGCGTTGCGTAGTAGTGCAGGCATCTGTCCACTTAACATGGATGATTTTAAGCATGCACAAGAACAG
- the LOC104223099 gene encoding outer mitochondrial transmembrane helix translocase-like isoform X6, protein MHESESSVKDAKLVISGESIAYGLNILQGIQSETKSSKKSLKDVVTENEFEKRLLGDVIPPSDIGVTFNDIGALETVKDTLKELVMLPLQRPELFCKGQLTKPCTGILLFGPPGTGKTMLAKAVATEAGANFINISMSSITSKWFGEGEKYVKAVFTLASKIASSVVFVDEVDSMLGRRENPGEHEAMRKMRNEFMVNWDGLLTKDKERVLVLAATNRPFYLDEAVIRRLPCRLMVNVPDAPNRKKILRVILAKEELAPNVDVEAITNMTEGYSGSDLKNLCVTAAHCPIREILEKEKKEKASAVAENRPTPALRSSAGICPLNMDDFKHAQEQSRTGSCLC, encoded by the exons ATGCATGAATCTGAGTCTTCCGTGAAGGACGCCAAGCTAGTTATCTCCGGTGAAAG CATTGCTTATGGGCTCAATATCTTGCAAGGCATTCAGAGTGAAACCAAGAGTTCAAAGAAATCCCTCAAG GATGTAGTTACTGAAAATGAGTTCGAGAAGAGACTACTCGGGGACGTAATTCCACCTAGTGATATTGGTGTTACTTTTAATGACATTGGGGCCTTGGAAACTGTCAAGGATACTCTGAAAGAATTGGTGATGTTGCCTCTTCAAAGACCAGAATTGTTTTGTAAAGGACAGCTGACCAAG CCTTGCACGGGAATATTGCTCTTTGGACCTCCAGGTACAGGCAAAACAATGCTTGCAAAAGCTGTTGCTACTGAGGCTGGTGCAAACTTTATAAACATATCAATGTCAAGCATTACGTCAAAG TGGTTCGGTGAAGGAGAGAAGTATGTCAAAGCAGTCTTCACGTTAGCTAGTAAAATAGCGTCTAGTGTTGTTTTTGTTGACGAG GTGGATAGCATGTTAGGAAGACGAGAAAATCCAGGAGAGCATGAAGCTATGCGAAAAATGAGGAATGAATTCATGGTAAATTGGGATGGTTTGCTTACAAAAGATAAGGAACGAGTGCTTGTGCTTGCTGCAACAAATAGACCCTTCTACCTTGATGAAGCAGTTATTAGGAGGCTTCCGTGCAG GTTGATGGTAAACGTGCCAGATGCTCCAAACagaaagaaaattttaagagTGATATTGGCGAAGGAAGAATTAGCGCCAAATGTAGATGTAGAAGCTATTACTAATATGACGGAAGGGTACTCAGGGAGTGATTTAAAG AATTTATGTGTGACAGCTGCGCATTGCCCGATTAGAGAAATTTTGGAGAAAGAGAAGAAG GAGAAAGCATCGGCAGTTGCAGAGAACAGGCCAACTCCGGCGTTGCGTAGTAGTGCAGGCATCTGTCCACTTAACATGGATGATTTTAAGCATGCACAAGAACAG
- the LOC104223099 gene encoding outer mitochondrial transmembrane helix translocase-like isoform X3 → MHESESSVKDAKLVISGESIAYGLNILQGIQSETKSSKKSLKDVVTENEFEKRLLGDVIPPSDIGVTFNDIGALETVKDTLKELVMLPLQRPELFCKGQLTKPCTGILLFGPPGTGKTMLAKAVATEAGANFINISMSSITSKWFGEGEKYVKAVFTLASKIASSVVFVDEVDSMLGRRENPGEHEAMRKMRNEFMVNWDGLLTKDKERVLVLAATNRPFYLDEAVIRRLPCRLMVNVPDAPNRKKILRVILAKEELAPNVDVEAITNMTEGYSGSDLKNLCVTAAHCPIREILEKEKKEKASAVAENRPTPALRSSAGICPLNMDDFKHAQEQGTKIIDESHNQDITDLHKCVAYIRELLNPEHPNTRQK, encoded by the exons ATGCATGAATCTGAGTCTTCCGTGAAGGACGCCAAGCTAGTTATCTCCGGTGAAAG CATTGCTTATGGGCTCAATATCTTGCAAGGCATTCAGAGTGAAACCAAGAGTTCAAAGAAATCCCTCAAG GATGTAGTTACTGAAAATGAGTTCGAGAAGAGACTACTCGGGGACGTAATTCCACCTAGTGATATTGGTGTTACTTTTAATGACATTGGGGCCTTGGAAACTGTCAAGGATACTCTGAAAGAATTGGTGATGTTGCCTCTTCAAAGACCAGAATTGTTTTGTAAAGGACAGCTGACCAAG CCTTGCACGGGAATATTGCTCTTTGGACCTCCAGGTACAGGCAAAACAATGCTTGCAAAAGCTGTTGCTACTGAGGCTGGTGCAAACTTTATAAACATATCAATGTCAAGCATTACGTCAAAG TGGTTCGGTGAAGGAGAGAAGTATGTCAAAGCAGTCTTCACGTTAGCTAGTAAAATAGCGTCTAGTGTTGTTTTTGTTGACGAG GTGGATAGCATGTTAGGAAGACGAGAAAATCCAGGAGAGCATGAAGCTATGCGAAAAATGAGGAATGAATTCATGGTAAATTGGGATGGTTTGCTTACAAAAGATAAGGAACGAGTGCTTGTGCTTGCTGCAACAAATAGACCCTTCTACCTTGATGAAGCAGTTATTAGGAGGCTTCCGTGCAG GTTGATGGTAAACGTGCCAGATGCTCCAAACagaaagaaaattttaagagTGATATTGGCGAAGGAAGAATTAGCGCCAAATGTAGATGTAGAAGCTATTACTAATATGACGGAAGGGTACTCAGGGAGTGATTTAAAG AATTTATGTGTGACAGCTGCGCATTGCCCGATTAGAGAAATTTTGGAGAAAGAGAAGAAG GAGAAAGCATCGGCAGTTGCAGAGAACAGGCCAACTCCGGCGTTGCGTAGTAGTGCAGGCATCTGTCCACTTAACATGGATGATTTTAAGCATGCACAAGAACAG
- the LOC104223099 gene encoding outer mitochondrial transmembrane helix translocase-like isoform X5: MHESESSVKDAKLVISGESIAYGLNILQGIQSETKSSKKSLKDVVTENEFEKRLLGDVIPPSDIGVTFNDIGALETVKDTLKELVMLPLQRPELFCKGQLTKPCTGILLFGPPGTGKTMLAKAVATEAGANFINISMSSITSKWFGEGEKYVKAVFTLASKIASSVVFVDEVDSMLGRRENPGEHEAMRKMRNEFMVNWDGLLTKDKERVLVLAATNRPFYLDEAVIRRLPCRLMVNVPDAPNRKKILRVILAKEELAPNVDVEAITNMTEGYSGSDLKNLCVTAAHCPIREILEKEKKEKASAVAENRPTPALRSSAGICPLNMDDFKHAQEQPPEHLVEGLTMR, translated from the exons ATGCATGAATCTGAGTCTTCCGTGAAGGACGCCAAGCTAGTTATCTCCGGTGAAAG CATTGCTTATGGGCTCAATATCTTGCAAGGCATTCAGAGTGAAACCAAGAGTTCAAAGAAATCCCTCAAG GATGTAGTTACTGAAAATGAGTTCGAGAAGAGACTACTCGGGGACGTAATTCCACCTAGTGATATTGGTGTTACTTTTAATGACATTGGGGCCTTGGAAACTGTCAAGGATACTCTGAAAGAATTGGTGATGTTGCCTCTTCAAAGACCAGAATTGTTTTGTAAAGGACAGCTGACCAAG CCTTGCACGGGAATATTGCTCTTTGGACCTCCAGGTACAGGCAAAACAATGCTTGCAAAAGCTGTTGCTACTGAGGCTGGTGCAAACTTTATAAACATATCAATGTCAAGCATTACGTCAAAG TGGTTCGGTGAAGGAGAGAAGTATGTCAAAGCAGTCTTCACGTTAGCTAGTAAAATAGCGTCTAGTGTTGTTTTTGTTGACGAG GTGGATAGCATGTTAGGAAGACGAGAAAATCCAGGAGAGCATGAAGCTATGCGAAAAATGAGGAATGAATTCATGGTAAATTGGGATGGTTTGCTTACAAAAGATAAGGAACGAGTGCTTGTGCTTGCTGCAACAAATAGACCCTTCTACCTTGATGAAGCAGTTATTAGGAGGCTTCCGTGCAG GTTGATGGTAAACGTGCCAGATGCTCCAAACagaaagaaaattttaagagTGATATTGGCGAAGGAAGAATTAGCGCCAAATGTAGATGTAGAAGCTATTACTAATATGACGGAAGGGTACTCAGGGAGTGATTTAAAG AATTTATGTGTGACAGCTGCGCATTGCCCGATTAGAGAAATTTTGGAGAAAGAGAAGAAG GAGAAAGCATCGGCAGTTGCAGAGAACAGGCCAACTCCGGCGTTGCGTAGTAGTGCAGGCATCTGTCCACTTAACATGGATGATTTTAAGCATGCACAAGAACAG
- the LOC104223099 gene encoding outer mitochondrial transmembrane helix translocase-like isoform X4, whose amino-acid sequence MHESESSVKDAKLVISGESIAYGLNILQGIQSETKSSKKSLKDVVTENEFEKRLLGDVIPPSDIGVTFNDIGALETVKDTLKELVMLPLQRPELFCKGQLTKPCTGILLFGPPGTGKTMLAKAVATEAGANFINISMSSITSKWFGEGEKYVKAVFTLASKIASSVVFVDEVDSMLGRRENPGEHEAMRKMRNEFMVNWDGLLTKDKERVLVLAATNRPFYLDEAVIRRLPCRLMVNVPDAPNRKKILRVILAKEELAPNVDVEAITNMTEGYSGSDLKNLCVTAAHCPIREILEKEKKEKASAVAENRPTPALRSSAGICPLNMDDFKHAQEQVQAICYKRRYGFN is encoded by the exons ATGCATGAATCTGAGTCTTCCGTGAAGGACGCCAAGCTAGTTATCTCCGGTGAAAG CATTGCTTATGGGCTCAATATCTTGCAAGGCATTCAGAGTGAAACCAAGAGTTCAAAGAAATCCCTCAAG GATGTAGTTACTGAAAATGAGTTCGAGAAGAGACTACTCGGGGACGTAATTCCACCTAGTGATATTGGTGTTACTTTTAATGACATTGGGGCCTTGGAAACTGTCAAGGATACTCTGAAAGAATTGGTGATGTTGCCTCTTCAAAGACCAGAATTGTTTTGTAAAGGACAGCTGACCAAG CCTTGCACGGGAATATTGCTCTTTGGACCTCCAGGTACAGGCAAAACAATGCTTGCAAAAGCTGTTGCTACTGAGGCTGGTGCAAACTTTATAAACATATCAATGTCAAGCATTACGTCAAAG TGGTTCGGTGAAGGAGAGAAGTATGTCAAAGCAGTCTTCACGTTAGCTAGTAAAATAGCGTCTAGTGTTGTTTTTGTTGACGAG GTGGATAGCATGTTAGGAAGACGAGAAAATCCAGGAGAGCATGAAGCTATGCGAAAAATGAGGAATGAATTCATGGTAAATTGGGATGGTTTGCTTACAAAAGATAAGGAACGAGTGCTTGTGCTTGCTGCAACAAATAGACCCTTCTACCTTGATGAAGCAGTTATTAGGAGGCTTCCGTGCAG GTTGATGGTAAACGTGCCAGATGCTCCAAACagaaagaaaattttaagagTGATATTGGCGAAGGAAGAATTAGCGCCAAATGTAGATGTAGAAGCTATTACTAATATGACGGAAGGGTACTCAGGGAGTGATTTAAAG AATTTATGTGTGACAGCTGCGCATTGCCCGATTAGAGAAATTTTGGAGAAAGAGAAGAAG GAGAAAGCATCGGCAGTTGCAGAGAACAGGCCAACTCCGGCGTTGCGTAGTAGTGCAGGCATCTGTCCACTTAACATGGATGATTTTAAGCATGCACAAGAACAG